A region of Lycium barbarum isolate Lr01 chromosome 1, ASM1917538v2, whole genome shotgun sequence DNA encodes the following proteins:
- the LOC132611466 gene encoding uncharacterized protein LOC132611466 — translation MNGFVLAKKSFRAGYYWMIMESDCCKYVQRCYLIKVSLSESNAMSLPWPFVASCIDVIGYIDPAASNGHRFILVSIDYFTKWVEPISHKSVTKKVVTDFMRNNIICRFGIPESIITDNGDNLDSHVIKDISEQFKITHQNSTAYRPQKNGAVKAANKNIKRILRKMTDNYKGWHDKLSYALLGYRTMARTSTGATPYLLVYAAKAVIPAEVEIPSLRIIIEAELDNVEWVRALYEQLALIDEKIIVYVCHDQLYRQKIARAFNKRVRTRLFQIGQMVLKRFFPHQDEYIGKFAPN, via the coding sequence atgaatggattTGTACTTGCCAAGAAGAGTTTCCGAGCTGGATACTATTGGATGATCATGGAAAGTGATtgctgcaaatatgtgcaaaggtGCTATCTAATCAAGGTTTCACTGAGTGAAAGTAATGCTATGAGCTTACCATGGCCTTTCGTTGCCTCGTGCATAGACGTCATTGGATACATCGATCCCGCGGCCTCAAACGGGCATCGATTCATTTTAGTCtccatcgactacttcaccaaatgggtggaacCAATATCACACAagtcagtgacaaagaaagtggtaacCGACTTCATGCGAAACAATatcatatgccgatttggcaTACCCGAGTCCATCATAACTGACAATGGGGACAATTTGGATAGCCATGTAATAAAGGATATCTCTGAACAATTCAAGATCACTCACCAGAACTCGACAGCCTACCGGCCACAAAAGAACGGAGCCGTAAaagcagccaacaagaatatcaagaggatattgaggaaaatgacAGACAATTACAAAGGTTGGCACGATAAATTGTCTTATGCTTTACTGGGATACCGTACTATGGCCAGAACTTCAACAGGAGCAACTCCATACCTGCTGGTCTATGCTGCTAAAGCGGTTATACCTGCCGAGGTCGAGATACCTTCCTTAAGGATCATCATAGAAGCAGAATTGGATAATGTTGAATGGGTCCGAGCTCTATATGAGCAATTGGCTTTAATTGACGAGAAAATAATAGTTTACGTATGCCACGATCAACTATACCGACAAAAGATCGCAAGAGCCTTCAACAAACGAGTCAGGACTCGACTTTTCCAAATTGGGCAGATGGTGCTTAAAAGATTTTTCCCGCATCAAGATGAATACATAGGGAAATTCGCTCCCAACTAG